A stretch of DNA from Arctopsyche grandis isolate Sample6627 chromosome 6, ASM5162203v2, whole genome shotgun sequence:
ttttttctatcCCTATTTGACTTTTTGAATCATGTTGCGCTGAAGACTAATTCTGGTTtaaaaataaggaaaaaataCCAACTGACCATGTTCGACGTTTTGGATATAAGTAACAAGTGAgtgattcaaaatttaaaattttcttgcaGTTTTATTGTGTTACTATGcattattttgcattttaggGTGGTTTCTGCAGTACAAGCGGCACTGTCTTGTGTGACCGGTGCTATCGTTTGCCTCTGGTCGTGTACGAGAAATTTTCTTCACTCTTCGCACTTCATGTCGGAGGCTTACGCTTGGTTCGGCGCCGCTTACTTTTTCTACGACATTTGGTCCATGTATAAGGTTCACATTAACATGCCGAACATGGGTTTGAGCTCTAAAAATGATGCGGCGAAAGGTAAGGGTTTGCCGAAAAACAACCAAGACGAGACGATTCAACACGATCAAATAAATGAGACTGAAAAAAACGGTGCATCAATATTGGAGTTGCAAAACTCTTCTAATTTTAAGAATAGAAATTCGTCCATCGATGTAGTGATATCTTTTTTGTCGTATTGCAAAGATCAACCTATTATCGTCATGCACCATCTTTTCATCGGTGGATTTGGATTTCTTGTTATTGTGGTAAATTTTGACACATTCTATAGGTATGCGTACGAACGTGTtcccaattttattttttcttttttgttgttttccAGTATTTACGTGGTGGACTTGGAGATTGCGTATTTGGATTTGTTTACCTGATGGAGTTATCGACTCCCTTCGTTTCGCTCCGATCTATATTGAGTCGACTGAAGATGAAGTCGACCCAACTCTATGTCGTTAACGGAATCGCCATGCTTGTAACATTTTTTGTTTGCCGGATATTGATTATGCCGTATTTATGTTTCGTTTATAGTCGAACCATTGGACTTCCTTATTGGGAGGTTAGTATTCTTTTGTAATTGGATCTATTGTTATAGAGTTTTTAGTATGTAATTACATGTAATTTGTCCACATTACAGGCTATTCAAGGTCTTCCTACTGGTTGCAAAATTTCTATTTCAATTTTACTGTTTCCGCAAGTTTATTGGTTCTACCTAATGATGATCGGTGCTACAAAAGTGTTTTGTCCGAGGAATACAAAGAGTAATTTCGCACTGGCAGCTGACGCATCATCCACGAAAGTTTCCGCATCACACAAGGCACCGCTCGATACCAATCAGAACAGATGATTAAGAAAAAATGGTCGTAGGAAAAAAAGGGGATTTCGATAAAATGCTTTGTTATTAACCTTAATGTCCACATACATAACAGATTTTGTCAAACTAAATGTACGCATAATGATATTTTTGtcgatgtatatgtatattaaatgtattcaagATGTCCCAAAAGCCGCGCAACATCGGACCGTATGAGTGACTGTAAAATGAAGACTGATTTTGCTATTCACCAAAGTGAGGCAATATTCAGATCAGCGACGGTCTCGTCTCGATGCTAGAATTTTGCACGTTAGACGTCTCCCTCTCTATTTCTCATCTCAATACAATgcgactgatttttttttatcagtctGCCAAATATAATGTACTTCTTTTTAGTAAATGAAGATATGTCCCTTTTAGGTTTGTTGTAATCTTGAAAAATATGTTAGTATGTAGTTGTTATCCTTGATGATTATATGCCTTACTAATTGCCACCACTTcagcgttaatttttttttaacgtcTGTAATTTGGGTCAGATGCTGTGCTCACTGCTTTTGGGACACCGTGGTTTTAGAGAATTTCcatgttaaaaattaataaatttattaatgttttatacACGCGGGATGCATATTTTGGAATATTTCTTTTTATACTGTGATTTTCAATTCGAATCATTTTGTGTGTCCGTTATTTTCAGGACAGTGTTTTGTAGAAATTTATTTCTGAAAGTTACTTTTTATGTTTGATGAATATTTtggaatatgtattttttatttattttattcttttcttgtACATTTTCTTCTAAATGTGCTTGCATTTGTAATTTTAGATTAACAAAAGGAACTATTATGTGGCTATATAGTAAATGTAGCTTAGTCTTCCATATAAAACTATATGTATTTGAAGTCATGCTATCtagaaatttgtatatatgtatatatacatatatacacacacacatatatacatatatttactaagtgttaaaattatatttatattgtttgatataaaaatattaacatcTAAATTTTATCTGGAAtaaaaaaactcaaattttaactgttaaaattgtatcaaaattttaaaattctatttgaaaaattaatgaaatatgcGAGGAAAGGAAAAATTATATCAACAATTGATTATACTAAAAAAAGATACACTTAATTAATGTCTTTCCAATTGAAACAGTGCTTTATAAAAAGTCTGTTTTTGTTTCTCTTCCTCTACTTCTATTAACACCAGTGTTGCTgttaaatgtatacatttaatttatttaacatcTATATGTTTTGATAGTCATTTTTATAAgttgataaatataataatgtaaatgttatatatatataccaggattCCCCAAATATATATCGTATGCATGACGGTATTCAATAGTGATGTTATTCGCATGTGCTAATctatttgttaattaaaataaatttgggcGTGTATACATTAGTTTGGGAAGTCTTATTATTCAAAGTTAGAAtatattgttaattaattatgacTGTTTAGGTaacatttttagatattttataaattattttgttttgtttgtaatAACAATGTATGATCAGCATACTTACTGACCTAGTCTGATATGAATACCAATTTAGAGATGTATTCGAATTGTTTTAGTCGTTATGAATTTACTTCACCGTGATTTTTATGTGCGAAGATTGAATGTTTTGGTCGCGGGAGTGGCGTGTTTGTTCAATCGATGAGAAATATCTGAAACAACTTTGAACGCACAAAGGtgtatttgattttgcaaatatttatttatttgttcagTGTTATTCTGAGATTGTTACGTTTATGTTTGATTTCACATTGTGCGCCAACTAactttgtgtttgtgtatgtatgtaacagtagcgcatttattatattataatgaccCTCCCTCGTTGACTGATGTTTCCGTCGAAGTCTATAATGTCAACCGATACGATTCACGGACAATCTCAAAGATTGTACGTCAATAGAGGGATTTTACCTATTAATGTAATCATTACGTCTTTGAGGCGCCAATTTTAAtgggaaaataattaattaagatGAAATAAATACCCCTCCCAttgatattatacaaattttattctttgtacaatttttttatcaatttaccaAAATAATTATAGTAAATACTTGATGTGTCAAAAGCAgggcatataaatttatatgatagCGCTCAAAATAATCTTATGAGGAAGCTATCAACTATTTATTATCATTGTAATTATTTCACACGCTTCAGAAATATCTTCacatttgcatatgtatgtatatggggtTGCTTGAAGAGTTCTATGCGAGGCTTGGTCGAGTGTCGATTTAAGTTCTTGTGTGTGGTGTGAAGATTTTAccattttatgattcgactgttaatagatatgtatttacaatgatTTCATCTTCTAATGCCACAAACctccatataaaatatgtaagtagaATCACTGACTATGTATAACTCGTAATTTGTGTAGAACTAAATATTAATGAGCTTATGATTGtaccaaaatatatattatatattgtaatattaatgtatttgtattatttttgtaaacttAACAAATGCGACAATGGCGAGTATTTTTTCGATATCGTGTAAgagatgattatttattttttagataacTCGCAACCTGACTTGAACGATAATATGTATTACGCACTCGATCTTCGTGAGAATCTGATGTTAAGTTTTGAGTCTGGTTGTATTGGCCTATGTGTTAGTTATTcccaatatatttattattattatgtatacagTACTAATGTTATCGTTAGTGAAGCTTTCtgagaaataaaaaaaggtgTGAACTGACA
This window harbors:
- the LOC143912700 gene encoding ceramide synthase, producing MKQRGVFSLLALSTIGSLTIATGSVLVLGPEDKISVPRGVLLLFLGFIFFLSLFDFLNHVALKTNSGLKIRKKYQLTMFDVLDISNKVVSAVQAALSCVTGAIVCLWSCTRNFLHSSHFMSEAYAWFGAAYFFYDIWSMYKVHINMPNMGLSSKNDAAKGKGLPKNNQDETIQHDQINETEKNGASILELQNSSNFKNRNSSIDVVISFLSYCKDQPIIVMHHLFIGGFGFLVIVYLRGGLGDCVFGFVYLMELSTPFVSLRSILSRLKMKSTQLYVVNGIAMLVTFFVCRILIMPYLCFVYSRTIGLPYWEAIQGLPTGCKISISILLFPQVYWFYLMMIGATKVFCPRNTKSNFALAADASSTKVSASHKAPLDTNQNR